One window of the Rosa rugosa chromosome 3, drRosRugo1.1, whole genome shotgun sequence genome contains the following:
- the LOC133737259 gene encoding protein WUSCHEL-like: MEPQNRHPTEDGGSNKAAESSPNMHCKQSNTRWLPTTDQIRILNELYDDKGVKSPTVEQVQRITLQLKWYGQIENKNVFYWFQNQRAREKLKKKKLTSDVQVPKQRSGLEVKFQVCSGMETTAADTFGQCSFTAEIHISAKSSSAHSVLFRSKLGAEAEYSADL, encoded by the exons atggaaccacaaaaccGGCatccaaccgaggatggaggaagcaacaaagcagccgagaGTAGTCCTAACATGCATTGCAAGCAGAGTAATACCAGGTGGCTTCctactacagatcagataagaatcctcaatgagCTTTACGatgacaagggagttaagtcccccactgtagagcaggttcagaggatcACTCTCCAGCTAAAATGGTACGGACAGATCGAGAACAAGAACGTCTTTTATTGGTTCCAGAatcaaagggctcgggagaagctgaagaagaagaagctcacTTCGGATGTTCAAGTGCCCaagcaaagatcagggctt GAAGTTAAGTTTCAAGTTTGTTCAGGCATGGAAA CTACTGCTGCAGACACTTTTGGCCAGTGCTCTTTCACAGCTGAAATTCACATCAGTGCAAAAAGCAGCAGTGCACATTCGGTTCTGTTTCGAAGCAAGCTAGGTGCGGAGGCTGAGTACTCTGCTGATTTGTGA
- the LOC133736083 gene encoding probable CoA ligase CCL6 produces MKFWICIGFQAQASICVSKAMKWWEKTLKLNMVEIHSAKNSLILCIMLVIEVVVDFYSPGYGDCRALHPKQKNPPRDLQPLLPQPQLASNHSHAQPDKHTFSISKLANLQKGLTKAKAARLLDKLVFDKIKQELGGQVRIMLSGAAPLPRHVEEFIRRICLLNRVGLSESCGGCFTSLGNVYPMIGTVGAPLTTIEARLESVPELGYDALSSVPCGEIFLGGKTLFSGYHKRQDLTEEVLIDGWFCTGDIGGWQPNGAMKVTDRKMEVFKLSQGEYVAMESIESKYLQWPLITSICVYGNGFESFLVAVVVPGRKALEDWAAEHHLTDALCQNLKARNYILDELNITASRV; encoded by the exons ATGAAATTTTGGATATGTATAGGGTTTCAGGCACAAGCATCAATCTGTGTAAGCAAAGCTATGAAATGGTgggagaaaaccctaaaactgaaCATGGTGGAGATCCATTCTGCTAAGAACTCATTGATTCTTTGCATAATGCTGGTGATAGAGGTTGTAGTGGATTTTTACTCACCTGGTTATGGAGATTGTAGAGCTCTGCATCCCAAG CAGAAAAATCCACCTAGGGATTTGCAACCTCTGCTGCCGCAGCCACAATTAGCTTCAAATCATAGTCATGCTCAACCCGATAAGCATACATTCTCTATAAG CAAGTTGGCAAATCTGCAGAAGGGCCTAACAAAAGCAAAAGCGGCACGTCTCTTGGACAAGCTTGTTTTTGACAAG ATAAAACAAGAGCTAGGAGGACAAGTTCGTATAATGTTGTCTGGTGCTGCACCTTTGCCCAGGCATGTGGAGGAATTTATCAGAAGGATATG TTTGTTAAATCGTGTAGGCCTTTCTGAAAGCTGTGGTGGGTGTTTTACGTCCCTTGGCAATGTTTATCCTATGATTGGAACTGTTGGTGCCCCCCTGACAACTATTGAAGCGCGGCTTGAGTCGGTCCCAGAACTGGGATATGATGCACTTTCTAGTGTGCCATGTGGAGAGATTTTCCTAGGAGGAAAAACCTTGTTTTCTGGTTACCACAAGCGACAAGATCTAACTGAAGAAGTCCTTATTGATGGGTGGTTCTGTACAG GTGATATAGGAGGATGGCAGCCTAATGGAGCAATGAAAGTTACAGACAGGAAAATGGAAGTATTTAAACTGTCTCAAGGTGAATATGTTGCTATGGAAAGCATTGAAAGCAAATACTTGCAATGGCCCCTTATCACATCG ATATGTGTTTATGGGAACGGCTTTGAGTCATTTCTTGTTGCTGTGGTTGTTCCTGGCAGAAAGGCCTTGGAGGACTGGGCAGCTGAGCATCATTTGACTGATGCATTGTGTCAAAACCTGAAAGCAAGAAATTACATTTTGGATGAGCTCAATATTACGG CTTCAAGGGTTTGA
- the LOC133737260 gene encoding disease resistance protein RPV1-like — protein sequence MANQLRASSSFSSVPFSTRSYTHDVFLSFRGEDTRSAFTGHLYRCLVLNRINTFIDDELTRGEEISQALLRAIEGSKLSLIVFSENYASSKWCLDELVHILGCRRSNNQMVRPIFYKVDPSDVRHQRGKFGEAVAEHERRFKDDMDKVLRWRAALSEAANLSGWHFSGGYEYEFIDKIVEEITAQVKEPIYLDMPKCQVGLDSRVEHILEMLDVGGSDVRMVGIWGIGGIGKTTIAKAVHNTIAHKFDGSCFLANVREGSEQQGGLVNLQNILLSKIVGQKELKIYNIHEGITLLRERLRNKRILLIIDDVDNLDQLEKLAGRTDWFAHDSRVIITTRDKHLLIAHQVKPIYKVHELGHYEALELFSSNAFKDNKNLDDNEKLSVTTVVKYAQGIPLALEVLGSYLCDTYIHKWQAMLDGFKKNPPRHIQDILIISYDGLQDTVQKVFLDIACFFRGWNTNDVIQILEGCDRINPEHSIKVLEEKALIYVDVSGQICMHDLLEEMGKAKVLKESTEPGERSRLWHHKDVQDVLTENTGTSKIEGMMVKMPKEDEIRLSPKCFKKMRNLKIFINVNGRFCGKVDYYPNQLRLLDWPDCPLKSLPSNFNTKNLVRLSMPCSRISRFGEGFKGMQNLKSLNLSECEFLAQSPDLSGSPNLEFLNLSYWRSLEKVHPSVGSLRKLVGLDLSECTSLVEVHPSVGSLEKLVTLNLGNCPNLERLPQKVNWRSLETIDLDYCTRLESFPEIEGEMKYMKSLGLNHTGIKALHSSIGYLINLECLELANCGNLTDLPCSIYELQNLKDVHLHECPKLVRFPNKGDSEVLPSYSKVSHDKGCSSMEPHNLALCRFTARGCATLSNTDFLASLNWAPTSRKIDLSGSAIVTLSECINKIGYLRELNLRGCRRLVEIPELRPSIIRLDVRDCVSLERISKLSSILERKESQMIEEMDLTNCWRLCQNLVQMANKDDVLVDADLFSRLLSSQQFKFTITFPVPRSEVPKWFSCQMDSKGHRRFEFCIETLANFKWENTGLALCVALDQKLQRTDFEVHIHINEVRVSNLHTQRVESAESNHV from the exons ATGGCCAACCAATTGAGAGCTTCTTCCTCATTCTCTTCTGTTCCTTTTTCCACCCGTTCATACACACACGATGTGTTTCTGAGTTTCAGGGGTGAGGATACTCGCTCCGCTTTCACAGGTCATTTGTACAGGTGTTTGGTTCTTAACAGGATCAACACCTTCATAGATGATGAGCTTACAAGAGGAGAGGAAATATCACAAGCACTTCTCCGAGCCATTGAAGGATCAAAGCTCTCCCTCATCGTCTTCTCCGAAAACTATGCATCCTCAAAGTGGTGTTTGGATGAACTAGTTCATATCCTTGGATGTAGAAGATCAAATAACCAAATGGTTCGGCCAATCTTTTACAAAGTGGATCCATCGGACGTAAGACACCAAAGAGGCAAATTTGGTGAGGCAGTTGCAGAGCATGAACGCAGATTCAAGGATGACATGGACAAGGTGTTAAGATGGAGAGCAGCTCTTTCAGAAGCAGCAAATTTATCTGGGTGGCATTTCTCGGGCGG GTATGAATATGAATTTATTGATAAAATTGTTGAAGAGATTACCGCACAAGTAAAAGAACCTATCTATTTGGATATGCCAAAGTGCCAAGTTGGGCTAGACTCTCGGGTAGAACATATACTTGAAATGTTAGATGTTGGCGGAAGTGATGTACGCATGGTAGGAATATGGGGAATTGGGGGAATAGGGAAGACAACAATTGCTAAAGCTGTTCACAATACAATTGCCCATAAGTTTGATGGTAGCTGCTTTTTGGCAAATGTTAGAGAAGGTTCAGAGCAACAGGGAGGTTTAGTCAACCTACAAAATATTCTTTTGTCTAAGATTGTGGGGCAGAAAGAATTGAAAATATACAACATTCATGAAGGAATCACTTTGTTGCGTGAAAGGTTGAGAAATAAAAGGATTCTCTTAATTATTGACGATGTGGATAATTTGGACCAGTTAGAGAAATTAGCTGGAAGAACTGATTGGTTTGCTCACGATAGCAGAGTTATCATAACAACAAGAGATAAGCATTTGTTGATTGCTCATCAAGTGAAACCAATATACAAGGTTCATGAACTAGGTCATTATGAAGCTCTTGAGCTCTTCAGTTCAAATGCCTTCAAGGATAATAAGAATTTAGATGATAATGAGAAACTGTCAGTTACTACTGTTGTTAAATATGCTCAAGGCATTCCACTTGCACTGGAAGTTTTAGGTTCATATCTATGTGATACCTATATACATAAATGGCAAGCTATGTTAGATGGTTTTAAAAAGAATCCTCCTAGGCACATTCAAGATATTCTCATAATCAGTTATGATGGACTGCAAGATACAGTGCAAAAAGTTTTCCTCGACATTGCTTGTTTCTTCAGAGGTTGGAATACAAATGATGTGATACAAATACTTGAAGGTTGTGATCGCATTAACCCCGAGCATAGTATTAAAGTTCTCGAAGAAAAGGCTCTCATATATGTTGATGTATCTGGTCAAATTTGCATGCATGATTTGTTGGAAGAGATGGGAAAAGCTAAAGTTTTGAAAGAGTCTACAGAGCCCGGTGAGCGAAGCAGACTGTGGCATCACAAGGATGTGCAGGATGTTCTAACAGAAAACACG GGAACAAGTAAAATTGAAGGCATGATGGTAAAGATGCCAAAAGAAGATGAGATACGCTTGAGTCCTAAATGCTTCAAAAAGATGAGAAATCTTAAAATTTTTATAAACGTCAATGGACGGTTTTGTGGAAAGGTTGATTATTATCCGAATCAGTTGCGGTTACTTGATTGGCCTGACTGTCCATTGAAATCTTTGCCCTCCAATTTTAATACGAAGAATCTAGTTCGACTTAGTATGCCTTGCAGCCGCATCTCACGTTTTGGAGAAGGATTCAAG GGTATGCAAAATCTGAAATCCTTAAATTTGAGTGAATGTGAATTCCTAGCACAGAGCCCAGACCTGTCTGGAAGCCCAAACTTAGAGTTTCTGAATCTAAGCTATTGGCGAAGTTTAGAGAAGGTTCACCCTTCGGTTGGATCCCTCAGAAAGCTTGTTGGACTGGATCTAAGTGAGTGTACGAGTTTAGTGGAGGTTCACCCTTCGGTTGGATCCCTCGAAAAGCTTGTTACACTGAATCTTGGAAACTGCCCTAACCTGGAGAGGCTACCTCAAAAAGTCAACTGGAGATCCCTCGAAACCATTGATCTTGACTATTGCACAAGGCTGGAGAGTTTCCCTGAAATTGAGGGAGAGATGAAATACATGAAATCCTTGGGTCTAAACCACACTGGCATCAAAGCATTGCATTCATCCATCGGATATCTAATTAACCTTGAATGTTTGGAGTTAGCAAATTGTGGAAACCTCACTGATCTACCTTGCAGCATTTATGAATTGCAAAATCTGAAGGACGTTCATTTGCACGAGTGCCCAAAACTTGTAAGATTCCCAAATAAGGGGGACTCTGAAGTGCTTCCATCTTACTCAAAGGTTTCACATGACAAAGGATGCAGTTCAATGGAGCCGCACAATTTGGCACTATGTCGATTCACCGCAAGAGGATGCGCCACTTTATCTAATACTGATTTCCTTGCGTCCCTTAATTGGGCACCCACTTCACGTAAAATTGATTTATCAGGAAGCGCCATTGTTACTCTTTCCGAATGCATCAACAAAATTGGCTACTTGAGGGAACTCAATTTGAGAGGCTGCAGGAGGCTCGTAGAAATTCCAGAGCTTCGACCAAGTATTATCCGGTTGGATGTGAGGGATTGCGTATCATTGGAAAGAATTTCGAAGTTGTCGAGCATTTTGGAGCGTAAAGAATCACAAATGATTGAGGAGATGGACTTGACTAATTGCTGGAGACTCTGTCAAAATTTGGTTCAGATGGCAAACAAGGATGATGTATTGGTGGACGCTGATCTCTTCTCTCGGCTCCTATCTTCTCAGCAATTCAAATTCACAATTACATTTCCAGTTCCAAGAAGCGAGGTTCCAAAGTGGTTCAGCTGTCAAATGGATTCCAAGGGGCATCGACGGTTTGAATTTTGTATTGAAACACTTGCAAATTTCAAATGGGAGAACACAGGATTGGCTCTCTGTGTTGCTCTTGATCAAAAGCTGCAACGTACTGATTTTGAGGTCCATATTCACATCAATGAAGTACGTGTTTCAAATCTCCACACACAGCGAGTTGAATCAGCAGAGTCGAATCATGTG